The following proteins are co-located in the Silene latifolia isolate original U9 population chromosome 1, ASM4854445v1, whole genome shotgun sequence genome:
- the LOC141595247 gene encoding uncharacterized protein LOC141595247: MATSSTTSTTSLGKDSWLRSVMDKCILKDDGSNFLEWESNIKSAALSDNVLTYLTDAPPIEPGARASSAVRTAYDDYVRMLNDIKNVLVWSISPKLKLSCISLNAYEIFTRMITMFSQTPKVHQYDAAACLFEAKLERGQKVGPHVLKMVEYVDILERLGCKIPKTLVVDRILHSLPTKFAHFRVNYNMNDMDKSYHEIHALLSQAERDMEASGSEKGDVLTMKLKNMSLGVKKGKGKEKSQFKKSSKKIDKGKGKAVENGNPKAKSVKLSEAECFHCNGKGHYRRSCPKYLEDLKEGRVTPIGYKGRASTNKR; encoded by the exons atggcaacttcatcaactacatcgactacttcactaggcaaagattcatggctaaggtccgtaatggacaaatgtattttaaaagatgacggtagtaactttcttgaatgggaatccaacatcaaaagtgccgcattgtccgacaatgtgctcacttacttgaccgatgctcctcctatcgagcccggtgcaagagcttcatcggcggtgcggaccgcctatgatgactatgtgaggatgttgaatgatatcaagaatgtgttggtatggtcaatatcgccaaagctcaagctttcatgcatttctttaaatgcttacgagatattcactcgtatgatcactatgttttcacaaacacctaaagtccatcaatacgatgcggcggcatgcttatttgaagctaagcttgagaggggccaaaaggttggtccccatgtccttaaaatggtcgaatatgttgacatcctagagcgtctagggtgtaagattcctaaaactcttgtggtggatcgaatccttcactcactccccaccaagtttgcccactttagggtaaactacaacatgaatgacatggataagagttaccatgaaattcatgcactcctctcccaagcggagagggatatggaggctagtgggagtgaaaagggagatgttttaaccatgaagttaaagaacatgtctcttggagtcaagaaaggaaagggaaaagaaaagtcccaattcaagaaatcgtcaaagaaaattgacaagggaaaggggaaggccgttgaaaatggcaatcccaaggcaaaaagtgtcaagctctccgaggccgaatgtttccattgtaatgggaaggggcattataggaggagttgtcccaaatacttggaggatctcaaggaagggcgtgtgacgcctattg ggtataagggacgtgcaagcactaacaaaaggtga